tttcttttcgccaGTAATAAATGAACTGCAATTTTCTTTCAGGATCACCGATACAGTCTGGTAGTCAAGGATCCTCTCAAGAATTCAGTAGAACACAATCGGACGCAACCTTGAGTTGGCTTCCGTTTTTGAAGGATCAATCTACCAAGGGCAAGAACGAAGATGGAGTGCTGATGGCTCACGGTCAGGTACCTCTTCAGAAAAGTCGCACTGTTCAACTTCCGTCCGTTAAAGAGCCGGTGCCGAGCGTCGAGAAGCCTTTCGGTTACCTGGAAAACCCTGAATCTTATGTGATCTCATATGGAGATTCGACGACGATGGAATCAAGCACCGAGAAATATCAGCAATCGGAAGAGAATCGAGGCTATGACTCGAACGTGGAATCCAATGTCGGCTTGCCCGTTAGTTCGGAGGAATATTCATCGGACAAATTCGATGCTTCTACGGAGGGAAACCTGTATCTGCAAGTAGACGATGACCCAGAATCAGACGAAGTCACCAAAGCCTCGGTCCCGCTGAATCATCGTGTGAGTCTTCCTCACCCTGAAAATCACGACGACGATATTTACTTGCTCGGAGATTCGACGGAGGAATTAACTGGTCACAAAGAATTCGGCAATACTCCTCAGAAGTATGAACTTCCTCTGACGATGTCAAAGGACGACGAATATCAACCGGAAACAGATCAATTACACCACAAAATGTCTGGCTTCGGAACTCTGCGACCAGGATACAATCCTCTGCCACCAGGAAGTTTCGTTCACGAATTTCGAAGACCTTATAACGGTTACGGAAGTTATGTGGTGAGTCCAAATACGCAACCCAGCTGGAAAGATCGCTCGGGTTACTTGACCACTGAAATTCCTTTTCGAGCACAGCTGGAACGACCTACGATCGCAAGATCCGGCTGGAATGGATGCAACGTTTATCCGACTGCTCAGCTTTGGCCGTACAAAGGGACGATGCAGTCTCCGAATAATTACTACGGAATCGGAATAGGCGGTCCCGCATTGCGAAATTTTGGATATTACGGAAATCCGCATGCGGGAAAGCCGATGGAGGATAAAAGTCACTTGTATTATTCACCGATGATGAAGACAGGCAATGGAGGTTCAGGGTTGGCTCAACAACGACGTCCCGCGGCTAATGACAACCGCGATGATTATTCCGACATACAAGTCGTAACGAACGGATATTTCACTTCGAAAACATACGATGACGTGGAAGATGTCGGTGGCAACGACGATCAGGAAACGGGAAACGCGCAGGCGAAATTCGAGAGTAACGTTGACCGGGTACATCACCTCACTCAACAAGGCTTCGCTTATCCCACTTCgaatttatacaatggatacGAACCAGCGAATGATTGGAAAGcacagaaagaaaatttcgcgGTCTTCGATGGAGAAAATTCGCGGTATCTTGAATCAGTGGAAGATGACGATGAAATGGAAAATCCTTCCGCAGTTTCTGCTGAAGCCAATACACCGATCGTCGATGAGGATCTGAACATTTTAGCCGTAACTGAGGAAAGTTCTTCGGAGGAATCCTCACCGAGTGAAGATTTTACTGGCGAAAATCAGTCAAAGGGTGTTTCAATGGATTCAGCTGTTCACCAGAGTCTGGATTTactgaaaaaaggaaatacgTCTAGGGTTGAAACTGTCGGCGGAAGAAAGATAGGAATATGGGGCACATCGGACTCGTTGGAGGCAATAGAACTAAATGCTGAGTCTTGGAATGAACAGTATGGAACAATTAGACCGGAAGAGAATATCTCATCGGATTCATTGGAAGTCTCGGAGGAGAAAACTTcagaattaattgaaaatggaTCTCGAGGTCTTGAGTCGAAGTACGCTGATTCGAAAAACGATAATGGCGAAGAAGTTGGTTCCTATTACAAGGCAGACTGCCACTACCCAACGTCTTCTTTGTCCGATAAAAAGTATTCCGAGAACATTGTATCAGCAGAAAATGAAGGCAACGCTGAGCAACAAGACGTATCAAACCTTTCGCCGCCGATTATCATCGAGCCAATTGTAGCGATCGAAACTTCACCgactaaatatttttccccgAATGACAGAGTCTTGGAGTACATAAAAAATCACGgtcaaaatttattacaacaTTCTGATCCTTCTAGCCTTGACCAACAAGATGCAGTAAATCAAGGAGATCATATGGGCCAAACAAATGAGACCAAAGACCAAGAAACGTTTGTTCAAAATCCACAATACGTCGGAGAATATAGTCAAATGTCGACATCAGAGAATACGAATAGTGAAGAGATAACCGATGAGAAATCGGAAAATCTAGAGAGAATATTTACTCAGCCGAATATACCGGAAATCGATGAAATCGATGAAGATTCCGGTGATTCCACGGAGCGATTTGACGCTGATGCGGAAAATGAATCTAAGGAAAAATCTGTAATGACTTCGGAATATGTCCAGAGACCGGGAAAATATGGTGTACAGGATAAAATTAGTCCGACCGACTTATCATCTCTGAAAAATGAGGCGTCTGAGGATTTATCTCGAAGTTACGAAGATTGCACAGTGGAATCTGCGATTTCCGAAGTTTTAGGAGAAACCCGATATCCTGATAGTTACATATCCGAATCAATGGATGAATCAACAGAGTGCTCGCAGCTAGAAGATTCAGTTTCAAATGATCATCTAGACATGGAGAACTATGGATCCGAATCTATGGTTAAAAATTCTAAAGAAAACATTCAACAATATGGAACTGTAGAGGCTGGAGGAGGAAAGAATTTAAATTCCTATAACATTGGCAGTCACGAttataatgatgaaaatttgcaaaaagaGAATGCGAGAACTCAAGAAGCGTCAGTTAATTTAGTTATGAATGAATACCGGAAGAATAATGATGAAAGCAATGCAGAATCCAATTACAAACCAACCACGGAGACTTACGCAGACAACAAAAGACTTCTGGTTGGCGAATTTCTGAATCCTTCTACTGGGAAAATCGTGCAAGAAGGTAAATCATTAAAATTATAAGATAGCGAGTGTGCAGGGAGAACactaacaaaaatttatttctttacagTCAACAGCCGGACAGAAATGAAACCTGAGGATCACGATGCTGTGGAAGACAACGGAATGCAGTTAACGGTTCAAAGTTCGAAACTAGAGGATAAAACGGATAGAAAATGGGACACCGCGCAACACAGAGTCGATTATGGGGacggaaaatattcaagttCACTTGAAGATGATAATGATTACGGATACGAGAATTTACGAGAAGATTCAAATACTCGGAAATATTCGGAGAAATTAGGAGCAGTGAGTTTGGTTGCAAATGAGGGAGAGGATCGTAACGAAATGAGTACCGCAGCATCGGTGAAGACTACACCATCTGTATCATGTAGTTGCAGAGTTCCCGAGGGTGAAATCACTACGGAGGCTTAcagaaataacgaaaaactTTCGTTAAGTGAAGTCCTGGAACCTACTGTTGAGAAAGACGTGCAGGATACAGAATCAATGAACACACATAAGATAAGCGATGACAAGGCCAACAGCAATTCCCAAGTACCTAGTCGAAAATCAACAACAGAAGCTTACGAAGAGAGTAGGAAACTCCTGCTTGGTGAATTCGTGGATCCTCCTACTAGAAAAGACGTTTCAGAAGAAGGATCATTGAATGCGTACAGTGGCAAGTATGGGGAATCAAATTTTGGCAATAATCCGACACCTGGAATGAGTGGGAAGGTCAACGGCTTCGTTGGAATTCAATCTACgacaaaaaattctaaaatagATCACGAGGTAAATCGAAATGCGGGTAAATATCACGATTATAGAACATCAGGGCAATATTCGAGTTCTTGGAAAAATTCGGGAGAGTTGCAGAGTGCGCCAAGTTTGACTACCGATAAATACTCGAAGCATAATAAGAAAAGTAATGTGGCAAACTCTGCTTTTCGAATTCCTAGTCAAAAATCATCTACGAAGGCATATGAAGATAAAGAGAAACAACTTGCAGGtggtgaatttttgatttctgCTAAAGAAAACGTGCCGAAAAACAATGCACTGAACCAAGAGAACGCTGAGGTTGAACTGATGAATAATGCCAAAAATCCCTTAGCCCAAATCGACGGTGAGATGAAAAGCTTTGGCAAAGAAACAGAGAATAATGACATGCAATCcacgaatgaaaaatcgaaactaGAGAATGAAACGAATAAAATCGTTTCACAAGGTAATCCTGAGCCTAATAGCGactcattttcaaattcgccGAATGAAGAAGATCACAACACGATGCTATTTCCAGGAAATTCTGGGGAGATaacgacaaaaaattttgaaatcaacGGAGTTGTACAATCGCTAGGCTCCTGCATCAAGCCACCAGAAGTACAAAATGATTCTGGTTACTTGGGAAGAATTGCTCCACGAAATCCAACTGCAGCTGTTGAGTCTTTCGGGGATCTTGTCGATTCCGATCTCTACTACATCGGAGACGGTGTAAGGCTACCATTGACCATAAAGCGGTTGCAGGATGGATCCTTTGCTCTGAGCATATCGGAGAAAATTTGTCAACAATGGGCGAAGGAGAAATGCCCCTGTTGCGTCCCGCGGGAGGGAAAAATTCTACAGGAAAAACACTGGGATGATAAAGACTTGGATTCACTAATGAAAACCAGCCGGAGCAGCCTCAGTCGAAGAGGAATTTCAGCtgatcaa
The Neodiprion lecontei isolate iyNeoLeco1 chromosome 3, iyNeoLeco1.1, whole genome shotgun sequence DNA segment above includes these coding regions:
- the LOC107224841 gene encoding uncharacterized protein LOC107224841; protein product: MVKTVTFSLLYCLSFYICRISCDLNEISWPSVSEASNSGSTEIEIKHSLFDDPSKRTVAVVLPLDEEKPQVENHQKKKRCRKNRRHRKMKLRLDPNDATDNNRDNLVQTRYRKKISSAEMEGQQVPSIRSDFHENTKRRVDGSKEFQDIDESLENPFMRISENRGSHRSNNEEAEIGSFEKNDEDVILRRIRNHIINPGDYKVLALVGKKDDYSPPQNPKKYICYCREDDCSGKDCQPEIYKPCLGSRKNSRPTPMNNCGFNKVRNYSPSNAKHDNKNYVQTLAKVNVENSGMNHKILQEEENNKNDFSKETNSNQNIQAQKSTVNLDQQDQLSVKNSQRLATSTQQSVSQIRTPNNNQWLRPVLEIKGSPIQSGSQGSSQEFSRTQSDATLSWLPFLKDQSTKGKNEDGVLMAHGQVPLQKSRTVQLPSVKEPVPSVEKPFGYLENPESYVISYGDSTTMESSTEKYQQSEENRGYDSNVESNVGLPVSSEEYSSDKFDASTEGNLYLQVDDDPESDEVTKASVPLNHRVSLPHPENHDDDIYLLGDSTEELTGHKEFGNTPQKYELPLTMSKDDEYQPETDQLHHKMSGFGTLRPGYNPLPPGSFVHEFRRPYNGYGSYVVSPNTQPSWKDRSGYLTTEIPFRAQLERPTIARSGWNGCNVYPTAQLWPYKGTMQSPNNYYGIGIGGPALRNFGYYGNPHAGKPMEDKSHLYYSPMMKTGNGGSGLAQQRRPAANDNRDDYSDIQVVTNGYFTSKTYDDVEDVGGNDDQETGNAQAKFESNVDRVHHLTQQGFAYPTSNLYNGYEPANDWKAQKENFAVFDGENSRYLESVEDDDEMENPSAVSAEANTPIVDEDLNILAVTEESSSEESSPSEDFTGENQSKGVSMDSAVHQSLDLLKKGNTSRVETVGGRKIGIWGTSDSLEAIELNAESWNEQYGTIRPEENISSDSLEVSEEKTSELIENGSRGLESKYADSKNDNGEEVGSYYKADCHYPTSSLSDKKYSENIVSAENEGNAEQQDVSNLSPPIIIEPIVAIETSPTKYFSPNDRVLEYIKNHGQNLLQHSDPSSLDQQDAVNQGDHMGQTNETKDQETFVQNPQYVGEYSQMSTSENTNSEEITDEKSENLERIFTQPNIPEIDEIDEDSGDSTERFDADAENESKEKSVMTSEYVQRPGKYGVQDKISPTDLSSLKNEASEDLSRSYEDCTVESAISEVLGETRYPDSYISESMDESTECSQLEDSVSNDHLDMENYGSESMVKNSKENIQQYGTVEAGGGKNLNSYNIGSHDYNDENLQKENARTQEASVNLVMNEYRKNNDESNAESNYKPTTETYADNKRLLVGEFLNPSTGKIVQEVNSRTEMKPEDHDAVEDNGMQLTVQSSKLEDKTDRKWDTAQHRVDYGDGKYSSSLEDDNDYGYENLREDSNTRKYSEKLGAVSLVANEGEDRNEMSTAASVKTTPSVSCSCRVPEGEITTEAYRNNEKLSLSEVLEPTVEKDVQDTESMNTHKISDDKANSNSQVPSRKSTTEAYEESRKLLLGEFVDPPTRKDVSEEGSLNAYSGKYGESNFGNNPTPGMSGKVNGFVGIQSTTKNSKIDHEVNRNAGKYHDYRTSGQYSSSWKNSGELQSAPSLTTDKYSKHNKKSNVANSAFRIPSQKSSTKAYEDKEKQLAGGEFLISAKENVPKNNALNQENAEVELMNNAKNPLAQIDGEMKSFGKETENNDMQSTNEKSKLENETNKIVSQGNPEPNSDSFSNSPNEEDHNTMLFPGNSGEITTKNFEINGVVQSLGSCIKPPEVQNDSGYLGRIAPRNPTAAVESFGDLVDSDLYYIGDGVRLPLTIKRLQDGSFALSISEKICQQWAKEKCPCCVPREGKILQEKHWDDKDLDSLMKTSRSSLSRRGISADQKSKSDEMELEDNPDIAKGTQLPKKRSIRSITMPVDEFAQLYNLNLNLEDYNVKSTAIESTRRHKLTERSKMENDNQAQSSDLVQKIVSINEVPENEKVGVLLSTLQDLIATEPTEISEVVDKLEENIAKEIFRGELGGDNGEEDASGDEAKRLYDYQKNNPVLERIRIIKQLQMGKARCEHKYQKDCDYAITQKTELLTTILRWLKELLLTSQIE